Proteins co-encoded in one Accipiter gentilis chromosome 33, bAccGen1.1, whole genome shotgun sequence genomic window:
- the ZNF598 gene encoding E3 ubiquitin-protein ligase ZNF598 isoform X2, whose product MAASASGSAAGPPDGSCVLCCGELEVVALGRCDHPICYRCSVRMRALCGVRYCAVCREELGQVVFGRKLTSFSTIALNQLQHEKKYDIYFTDGDVYALYRKLLQHECSLCPDVKPFNTFADLEQHMRKQHELFCCKLCVKHLKIFTYERKWYSRKDLARHRIHGDPDDTSHRGHPLCKFCDERYLDNDELLKHLRRDHYFCHFCDSDGAQEYYSDYEYLREHFREKHFLCEEGRCSTEQFTHAFRTEIDYKAHKTACHSKNRAEARQNRQIDLQFNYAPRHQRRSEGVIGGEDYEEVDRYNRQGRSGRLGGRGSQQNRRGSWRYKREEEDRDVAAAVRASVAAKRQEEKKRVEDKEDSSSRGKKEDLRDSEVLSSKCVPKSSNDATAAANGALSQDDFPAIGSAAGPLQGSAQLAAVKLKEEDFPSLSSSAAPTISSGMSLTYTATAKKTAFQEEDFPALVSKMRPNNKTVTNITSAWNNGSSKNVVKAISNPCVNQIAKKTSSLNSTKGSKKSNKLSQSDDEDNSSGLTTQEIRSTPTMFDVSSLLAASTSQTFTKVSKKKKMGIEKQRPSSPHLLQETSFPRSLTEKLPEGEHTSNASSALHTPDRSAAVMNGHLEKSLAICSTPKEPPGLKKPTVTNKCPLPQEDFPALGSSGSARMPPPPGFNTVVLLKSPPPPPGLSVPVSKPPPGFAVIPSTKISEPVTTSLKEPKSCHGSYLIPENFQQRNIQLIQSIKEFLQSDESKFNKFKTHSGQFRQGLISAAQYYKSCRELLGDNFKKIFNELLVLLPDTVKQQELLSAHNDFRIKEKQSSNKSKKNKKNVWQTDSNSDLDCCICPTCKQVLTQQDVVTHKALHIEDEEFPSLQAISRIIS is encoded by the exons ATGGCCGCCTCGGCCTCCGGCTCGGCGGCGGGTCCCCCGGACGGGTCTTGCGTGCTGTGCTGCGGGGAATTAGAAGTGGTAGCGCTGGGCCGTTGCGACCATCCCATCTGCTACCGGTGCTCGGTGCGGATGCGGGCGCTGTGCGGCGTGCGGTACTGCGCGGTGTGCCGGGAGGAGCTGGGCCAG GTTGTCTTTGGGCGGAAGCTTACCTCTTTCTCAACAATAGCGCTTAACCAGTTGCAGCATGAGAAGAAATATGACATTTATTTTACGGATGGAGATGTTTATGCACTGTACAG GAAGCTGCTGCAGCATGAATGCTCTTTGTGTCCAGATGTGAAGCCATTCAACACCTTTGCAGATCTGGAACAGCACATGAGGAAGCAGCATGAACTCTTTTGTTGCAAACTCTGTGTTAAACACTTAAAG atttttacTTATGAACGGAAATGGTATTCTCGTAAAGACCTCGCCCGTCATCGAATCCATGGAGATCCAGATGACACCTCTCATCGTGGGCATCCCCTGTGTAAATTTTGTGATGAGCGTTATTTGGATAATGATGAGTTACTGAAACACCTAAGACGAGatcattatttttgtcatttctgtgaCTCTGATGGTGCTCAGGAATACTACAG tgatTATGAATACCTTCGTGAACACTTCCGCGAAAAGCACTTCCTTTGTGAAGAGGGACGGTGCAGCACAGAACAGTTTACCCATGCTTTCCGCACAGAAATAGATTATAAAGCGCACAAAACAGCCTGCCACAGCAAGAACAGGGCAGAGGCCAGGCAGAACCGACAGATAGACCTTCAGTTCAACTATGCTCCTAGGCACCAGAGGAGGAGTGAGG GTGTTATAGGTGGAGAGGACTATGAAGAAGTTGACAGGTATAACAGGCAAGGGAGGTCAGGCAGACTGGGCGGCCGAGGAAGTCAGCAAAACAGAAGAGGCAGCTGGAGATACAAGAG GGAGGAAGAAGACCGAGATGTTGCAGCAGCAGTCAGGGCGTCTGTAGCAGCTAAACGCCAAGAGGAGAAAAAACGGGTAGAAGACAAAGAGGACAGCAGCAGTAGAGGTAAAAAGGAGGACTTGAGGGATTCTGAAGTGCTCAGCTCCAAATGTGTGCCAAAGTCTTCAAACGATGCTACAG CAGCTGCTAATGGTGCTTTAAGCCAAGATGACTTTCCAGCAATTGGTTCAGCAGCGGGACCTCTACAAGG cTCTGCCCAGCTAGCAGCAGTTAAGCTTAAAGAAGAAGATTTCCCAAGCTTGTCATCCTCTGCAGCACCCACCATCTCTTCTGGGATGTCTTTGACATATACGGCGActgcaaagaaaacagcttttcaagAGGAGGATTTTCCAGCTCTGGTGTCCAAAATGAGGCCTAACAATAAAACAGTAACTAACATCACATCTGCATGGAACAATGGTTCCAGTAAAAATGTAGTCAAAGCCATTAGCAACCCCTGTGTAAACCAGATAGCCAAAAAAACATCCTCCTTGAATAGCACTAAAGGAAGTAAGAAGAGCAATAAACTCTCTCAGTCAGATGATGAAGACAACAGTAGTGGCTTGACAACCCAGGAGATCAGAAGCACACCAACAATGTTTGACGTATCGTCCTTGCTGGCAGCTTCTACCTCACAAACTTTCACGAAAGtgagcaagaaaaagaagatgggGATTGAGAAGCAGAGACCATCATCCCCACACCTGTTACAGGAGACATCATTTCCCAGGTCATTGACTGAAAAGCTGCCAGAAGGAGAGCACACTTCAAATGCATCTTCTGCTCTTCACACCCCTGACAGATCCGCAGCTGTCATGAATGGTCATTTGGAAAAATCATTAGCGATCTGTAGTACACCCAAAGAGCCCCCTGGCCTTAAAAAGCCCACAGTGACTAACAAATGCCCTTTACCTCAGGAAGACTTCCCAGCTCTTGGGAGCTCAGGATCAGCTAGAATGCCCCCACCACCAG gCTTTAATACTGTGGTGCTATTAAAGAGTCCTCCTCCGCCTCCGGGACTGTCGGTGCCTGTTAGTAAACCCCCTCCAGGTTTTGCTGTTATTCCATCCACCAAGATCTCTGAACCTGTCACTACATCTTTGAAAGA gcCAAAATCCTGTCACGGATCATACTTGATACCTGAAAACTTTCAGCAAAGGAACATTCAGCTAATACAATCTATTAAAGAATTTCTTCAAAGCGATGAGTCCAAGTTCAATAAATTTAAAACTCATTCTGGGCAATTCAGACAG GGTCTGATTTCTGCAGCACAGTATTACAAAAGTTGCCGAGAACTGCTTGGAGATAACTTCAAGAAAATTTTTAACGAGTTGTTGGTGTTGTTGCCGGACACCGTTAAGCAACAAGAACTGCTTTCTGCTCACAACGATTTCagaatcaaagaaaaacaaagctcaaACAAATccaaaaagaacaagaagaatgTTTGGCAGACGGACTCCAACTCTGATCTCGACTGCTGTATCTGCCCAACGTGTAAGCAAGTACTAACTCAGCAGGACGTTGTCACCCATAAAGCTTTGCATATTGAGGATGAGGAGTTCCCTTCCTTACAAGCAATCAGCAGAATCATCAGTTAG
- the ZNF598 gene encoding E3 ubiquitin-protein ligase ZNF598 isoform X1 translates to MAASASGSAAGPPDGSCVLCCGELEVVALGRCDHPICYRCSVRMRALCGVRYCAVCREELGQVVFGRKLTSFSTIALNQLQHEKKYDIYFTDGDVYALYRKLLQHECSLCPDVKPFNTFADLEQHMRKQHELFCCKLCVKHLKIFTYERKWYSRKDLARHRIHGDPDDTSHRGHPLCKFCDERYLDNDELLKHLRRDHYFCHFCDSDGAQEYYSDYEYLREHFREKHFLCEEGRCSTEQFTHAFRTEIDYKAHKTACHSKNRAEARQNRQIDLQFNYAPRHQRRSEGVIGGEDYEEVDRYNRQGRSGRLGGRGSQQNRRGSWRYKREEEDRDVAAAVRASVAAKRQEEKKRVEDKEDSSSRGKKEDLRDSEVLSSKCVPKSSNDATEAAANGALSQDDFPAIGSAAGPLQGSAQLAAVKLKEEDFPSLSSSAAPTISSGMSLTYTATAKKTAFQEEDFPALVSKMRPNNKTVTNITSAWNNGSSKNVVKAISNPCVNQIAKKTSSLNSTKGSKKSNKLSQSDDEDNSSGLTTQEIRSTPTMFDVSSLLAASTSQTFTKVSKKKKMGIEKQRPSSPHLLQETSFPRSLTEKLPEGEHTSNASSALHTPDRSAAVMNGHLEKSLAICSTPKEPPGLKKPTVTNKCPLPQEDFPALGSSGSARMPPPPGFNTVVLLKSPPPPPGLSVPVSKPPPGFAVIPSTKISEPVTTSLKEPKSCHGSYLIPENFQQRNIQLIQSIKEFLQSDESKFNKFKTHSGQFRQGLISAAQYYKSCRELLGDNFKKIFNELLVLLPDTVKQQELLSAHNDFRIKEKQSSNKSKKNKKNVWQTDSNSDLDCCICPTCKQVLTQQDVVTHKALHIEDEEFPSLQAISRIIS, encoded by the exons ATGGCCGCCTCGGCCTCCGGCTCGGCGGCGGGTCCCCCGGACGGGTCTTGCGTGCTGTGCTGCGGGGAATTAGAAGTGGTAGCGCTGGGCCGTTGCGACCATCCCATCTGCTACCGGTGCTCGGTGCGGATGCGGGCGCTGTGCGGCGTGCGGTACTGCGCGGTGTGCCGGGAGGAGCTGGGCCAG GTTGTCTTTGGGCGGAAGCTTACCTCTTTCTCAACAATAGCGCTTAACCAGTTGCAGCATGAGAAGAAATATGACATTTATTTTACGGATGGAGATGTTTATGCACTGTACAG GAAGCTGCTGCAGCATGAATGCTCTTTGTGTCCAGATGTGAAGCCATTCAACACCTTTGCAGATCTGGAACAGCACATGAGGAAGCAGCATGAACTCTTTTGTTGCAAACTCTGTGTTAAACACTTAAAG atttttacTTATGAACGGAAATGGTATTCTCGTAAAGACCTCGCCCGTCATCGAATCCATGGAGATCCAGATGACACCTCTCATCGTGGGCATCCCCTGTGTAAATTTTGTGATGAGCGTTATTTGGATAATGATGAGTTACTGAAACACCTAAGACGAGatcattatttttgtcatttctgtgaCTCTGATGGTGCTCAGGAATACTACAG tgatTATGAATACCTTCGTGAACACTTCCGCGAAAAGCACTTCCTTTGTGAAGAGGGACGGTGCAGCACAGAACAGTTTACCCATGCTTTCCGCACAGAAATAGATTATAAAGCGCACAAAACAGCCTGCCACAGCAAGAACAGGGCAGAGGCCAGGCAGAACCGACAGATAGACCTTCAGTTCAACTATGCTCCTAGGCACCAGAGGAGGAGTGAGG GTGTTATAGGTGGAGAGGACTATGAAGAAGTTGACAGGTATAACAGGCAAGGGAGGTCAGGCAGACTGGGCGGCCGAGGAAGTCAGCAAAACAGAAGAGGCAGCTGGAGATACAAGAG GGAGGAAGAAGACCGAGATGTTGCAGCAGCAGTCAGGGCGTCTGTAGCAGCTAAACGCCAAGAGGAGAAAAAACGGGTAGAAGACAAAGAGGACAGCAGCAGTAGAGGTAAAAAGGAGGACTTGAGGGATTCTGAAGTGCTCAGCTCCAAATGTGTGCCAAAGTCTTCAAACGATGCTACAG AAGCAGCTGCTAATGGTGCTTTAAGCCAAGATGACTTTCCAGCAATTGGTTCAGCAGCGGGACCTCTACAAGG cTCTGCCCAGCTAGCAGCAGTTAAGCTTAAAGAAGAAGATTTCCCAAGCTTGTCATCCTCTGCAGCACCCACCATCTCTTCTGGGATGTCTTTGACATATACGGCGActgcaaagaaaacagcttttcaagAGGAGGATTTTCCAGCTCTGGTGTCCAAAATGAGGCCTAACAATAAAACAGTAACTAACATCACATCTGCATGGAACAATGGTTCCAGTAAAAATGTAGTCAAAGCCATTAGCAACCCCTGTGTAAACCAGATAGCCAAAAAAACATCCTCCTTGAATAGCACTAAAGGAAGTAAGAAGAGCAATAAACTCTCTCAGTCAGATGATGAAGACAACAGTAGTGGCTTGACAACCCAGGAGATCAGAAGCACACCAACAATGTTTGACGTATCGTCCTTGCTGGCAGCTTCTACCTCACAAACTTTCACGAAAGtgagcaagaaaaagaagatgggGATTGAGAAGCAGAGACCATCATCCCCACACCTGTTACAGGAGACATCATTTCCCAGGTCATTGACTGAAAAGCTGCCAGAAGGAGAGCACACTTCAAATGCATCTTCTGCTCTTCACACCCCTGACAGATCCGCAGCTGTCATGAATGGTCATTTGGAAAAATCATTAGCGATCTGTAGTACACCCAAAGAGCCCCCTGGCCTTAAAAAGCCCACAGTGACTAACAAATGCCCTTTACCTCAGGAAGACTTCCCAGCTCTTGGGAGCTCAGGATCAGCTAGAATGCCCCCACCACCAG gCTTTAATACTGTGGTGCTATTAAAGAGTCCTCCTCCGCCTCCGGGACTGTCGGTGCCTGTTAGTAAACCCCCTCCAGGTTTTGCTGTTATTCCATCCACCAAGATCTCTGAACCTGTCACTACATCTTTGAAAGA gcCAAAATCCTGTCACGGATCATACTTGATACCTGAAAACTTTCAGCAAAGGAACATTCAGCTAATACAATCTATTAAAGAATTTCTTCAAAGCGATGAGTCCAAGTTCAATAAATTTAAAACTCATTCTGGGCAATTCAGACAG GGTCTGATTTCTGCAGCACAGTATTACAAAAGTTGCCGAGAACTGCTTGGAGATAACTTCAAGAAAATTTTTAACGAGTTGTTGGTGTTGTTGCCGGACACCGTTAAGCAACAAGAACTGCTTTCTGCTCACAACGATTTCagaatcaaagaaaaacaaagctcaaACAAATccaaaaagaacaagaagaatgTTTGGCAGACGGACTCCAACTCTGATCTCGACTGCTGTATCTGCCCAACGTGTAAGCAAGTACTAACTCAGCAGGACGTTGTCACCCATAAAGCTTTGCATATTGAGGATGAGGAGTTCCCTTCCTTACAAGCAATCAGCAGAATCATCAGTTAG